A window of the Helianthus annuus cultivar XRQ/B chromosome 4, HanXRQr2.0-SUNRISE, whole genome shotgun sequence genome harbors these coding sequences:
- the LOC110932822 gene encoding uncharacterized protein LOC110932822, producing MRGFKMCGREILGLDGCFMKGPFPGQILTVVDVDGNNGIYPVAYALLEAETFKSWEWFLELLKDDLGLADSTNFTFISDRQKGLLPALSKVFPDSEHRFCLRHIHQNLKKDWPGDVYKNLLYGVACKTSMPYFEKAMEEMKIAKPGFHEKLSNIPASSWSKAHFSGRAKCDILLNNICEVFNRQLIGARDKPVITCLEFIRVYMTKRIVNVKKIQAKAHGPLTPYTQEVFNKIKEEALQLNVLMVDGAAESGI from the exons ATGAGAGGGTTCAAGATGTGTGGTAGAGAAATATTGGGACTAGATGGATGTTTTATGAAAGGTCCATTTCCTGGACAGATTCTTACTGTAGTTGATGTTGATGGCAACAACGGTATATATCCTGTAGCATATGCTTTATTGGAGGCTGAAACTTTTAAATCTTGGGAATGGTTTTTGGAATTACTCAAAGATGATCTTGGCTTAGCAGACAGTACCAACTTCACTTTTATCTCAGATAGGCAAAAG GGACTACTGCCTGCATTATCCAAAGTGTTCCCAGACTCTGAACACAGGTTCTGTTTAAGACATATCCACCAGAATCTGAAGAAGGATTGGCCTGGTGATGTGTACAAAAACTTGTTGTATGGAGTAGCATGCAAGACATCAATGCCATATTTTGAAAAGGCAATGGAAGAAATGAAGATTGCAAAGCCTGGTTTCCATGAAAAGCTATCAAATATCCCAGCAAGCAGTTGGTCAAAAGCACACTTTTCAGGTAGGGCCAAATGTGACATATTGTTGAATAATATATGTGAAGTGTTCAATAGGCAGTTGATAGGAGCCAGAGACAAACCTGTAATCACATGTTTAGAGTTCATAAGAGTGTATATGACCAAAAGAATTGTGAATGTAAAGAAGATTCAAGCTAAAGCTCATGGTCCATTAACTCCTTATActcaagaagtgtttaataagatcAAAGAAGAAGCCTTACAACTCAATGTTTTAATGGTGGATGGAGCTGCAGAAAGTGGGATTTAA